GCGCTCGGTTTCACTGTCACCCGTCTTTGCAGCGGCGTCGATCGCGAAATCATGGGCGACCTCGTCATCGGCAATCATCTGGCCCTGCGCGTCGATCTCGACCGGCCGTATATTGCGGACGTCGGCCTGGGCGACGCCATAGTCGAACCTGTGCCGCTTGCCGTTGGACCGATCAGCCAACGCGGTTTCGAATTTTCGATCGCGCCGGCGAACGACGGCTGGCTGCGCTTCAAGAACCATGCGCGCGGCATGGCGCACAGCTTCGATTTCCGGCCCGATTACAGCGACGAGGCCGCCATGGCCGCGACGCTTGGCTGGCTGACGCAAGATCCCGGCTCGCCGTTCACAAACGCGCTGGCGCTCATTCTGCATACTGCGGATGGCTATGTCGCCCTGAAGAACGATTGCCTGCGCAGCGTGACGGCAGACAGCGTCAGCGAACAGTCCATCACGAGCGCGGATCATCTCGCCGATACGTTCAAGACGGTTTTCAACATCGAGGTTCCCGAGTCTGGACGCGTCTGGGAAAAAATCCAGGCCGTCGGCCGCGAGATGGCGATCTGAACTCAAAATAATCGTCCGTGCGAACTTCAACTGGAAGTTTTGACGTCTTCCAGCAGGAGAAGCTCCAACAAAGCTGGCTCCGGTACAAGAAGCCGCTTTGCTTCGCTCGGCGGGCCCACAAATCGAAGGAGCGAGTTTCAAGAGGGAAGCCAAGCCGCTCAACGAGAGTGAGGAACAGACGAAATGACAGCGGCGCAGCAGCGCAAATCGCCGCCGAACCTACGCTGTTGCCGCTGTTATGCCCGTCATTCCCATTCGATTATTTAGATATCCTATAAGGCACTGAAATCATTGTCAAATATTTCTCGATATGCTTCCAATTCCGACATAAAAGCCGTCAAAAAATCACGCTATTGATTTTAAAGAGAAAATTGTCACAAAAAAATTTTTGAGGTTTCAGCAACTATCGGTGCCAATCGGCTGATTTTCGCTCTGACGGTGTTCGGTCGCACAATCGACTCGATCGCAAAAAGTACCGTCAGTTCAATCTATCACGCCCCGCTGGAGCGATCCATCCATCGCAAACCAAAAGAGCTGGCCTGCTCCATTGGCACTTGGTCACGCCATCATTCATGCAAGCCCCAGTTTCGATCAGGGTCGTTGCGTCGATTGTCGGCCTCCGGCGGGACCGTCTCGGAGTGCTGGGGCTGACCATCCGATCCTGTCCAGTCAAACCGAACGCGCCAACCGGTGCTCTTCCCGCTATTGCTTTGGTAGCCGATGACTTGCTTGGGCACCGTGATGCCCGCTAATACCATCGAACCTGATCCGGTGCCAATGTTAGCAATAAACACGCTGTCGATCAGGCGATGATCCGTGAGATCGCGCTCTAGAATGAGCGATGGGCTTTTTGATCGCTTGCTCCCTCCTCCTTCTCTCCGCGAGTTGCTCCCTAAGTTTGTCCCCTTCGGCAAGATAAGCCTCTGCTTCCGGTGCATTCGTTGGCGTACAGCCTCTCTTCATCGGAAGGCGTCCCTTCTGGTAGGCTGAGAGGATCGCCGCCGCCGCATCAGGACCAACCTCAAGAACAAGATCGAGCCAATTCCTTTCGCGTGTGTAGATGT
The genomic region above belongs to Mesorhizobium terrae and contains:
- a CDS encoding arylamine N-acetyltransferase family protein; the protein is MILTSSQLDTYLAKIGVDRPASLDIESLSRLHRAHLMAFTWEAMDAFMGWPCTIAPAAAFAKMVEGKRGGWCYEMNGLFGAALAALGFTVTRLCSGVDREIMGDLVIGNHLALRVDLDRPYIADVGLGDAIVEPVPLAVGPISQRGFEFSIAPANDGWLRFKNHARGMAHSFDFRPDYSDEAAMAATLGWLTQDPGSPFTNALALILHTADGYVALKNDCLRSVTADSVSEQSITSADHLADTFKTVFNIEVPESGRVWEKIQAVGREMAI